In Streptomyces sp. 71268, the DNA window CTGGGCGTTGCAGGTCGGGTTGGTGCTGAGCGGCTTCGTGGTGCCGGTGATGTTCGTCCTGGGCCTGGCGTTCGCCGGCCTGTGGTGGGCCTCCATCCACTACGGGCGGCACATCGACGAGGCCAAGGCGCGCTTCGCGGCGATGGACGAGGCGGCCCGCGAGCTGGCCGAGACGCGCGCCGCGGCCGGCGAGGCCGGGGACGCGGGGGAGACCGGGGACGCTGGCGAGACCGGGGACGCGGGGGAGCCCGGCGGCGCCGGCGAGGCGCGTGAGGGTAGCGAGGTCGGTGAGCCCGGCGCGGCCGGCGAGGCCAGGGCGCCGCGGCAGCGGGCGGCGGCACCGGAAGCGGACGCGGCGCGCCCGGCGTCTGACTCCGCGTAACCCGCGCAGCGCCGCGGGCGCGTCGCGCGTGGCCCCGGCCGGCCGCGCGCGACGCCTCGACGTGGATCATGGCCGGGCCCGGTGCGGGCCGGGGGCGCGCCCCCTGTAGCCTCGGGCGCACCAACCCCCGTCACACTCCCAAGGAGCCGCGATCATGAGCCAGCGCACCCTCGTCCTTCTCAAGCCCGACGCGGTCAGGCGCGGTCTGGTGGGCGAGATCCTGGGCCGCATCGAGAACAAGGCCGGGTGGCGGATCGCCGCGCTGGAGCTGCGGACCCTGGAGCGCGAGGTGCTGGAGCAGCACTACGCCGAGCACGTGGGCAAGCCGTTCTACGAGCCGCTCATGGAGTTCATGACCTCCGGGCCGGCCGTGGCCCTGGTGGTCGAGGGCGAGCGGGTGATCGAGGGCGTGCGCACGCTGGCCGGCCCGACCGACCCGATCGCCGCCACTCCCGGCAGCATCCGGGGCGACTTCGGCACCATCGTGCGCGAGAACCTCATTCACGCCTCCGACTCCGAGGAGTCGGCCGAACGGGAGATGAAGATTTTCTTTCCCGGTCTCGCCTGACGAGACGTCGGATATCCGTCGGGTCTCTTCACCCGACCCACGTGGGTGAACCCGGTTGCCCAGGGGGCGGTCGTATTTTTCCGGTTGTCCCCTGGCATATGCCCATCGTTTGAGGGAACGCATCGCCGCGACACGACGTCTCCATAAGTAGGGGACGGACCCGTGTTCCGCCGACAATGGCGGAGGCTCCCTCGCGCTCTACCGCGGCGAGCGAGACTACGATGGAACCTTCCGCGCCTCGTAAGCGCACACATCACGCCTACCTCAAGCAAGCATTCGCTCAAGTTGGGAAGGCCAGACGCATCCTCATGGGGAACAACATGTCGTTCATCGGCCGTGACATGGCTGTCGACCTCGGGACCGCCAACACGCTGGTTTACGTCAGAGGCCGCGGGATCGTCCTCAACGAGCCTTCTGTTGTCGCGATCAACACCAACACCGGCGGGATTCTCGCGGT includes these proteins:
- the ndk gene encoding nucleoside-diphosphate kinase, producing MSQRTLVLLKPDAVRRGLVGEILGRIENKAGWRIAALELRTLEREVLEQHYAEHVGKPFYEPLMEFMTSGPAVALVVEGERVIEGVRTLAGPTDPIAATPGSIRGDFGTIVRENLIHASDSEESAEREMKIFFPGLA